CTCATGAGAAACATATTCCACGGGCTGACAAGCGCAGGAATGATGAGCACCCAGATACTGTCCTTCATCCCCAGGTATTTCGAAATGAGGAGGTAGTTTGCAACCAACCCGCCATGGAACAGCATCGTGAAGTATACGTAAAAGTTAACGCCATTCTTGTATTTCAGCGTTTTCACACTGAGCGGATATGCTATCGCACAGGTCACGATCATGGCCAAGGCTGTTCCAACCACAGTGACGAAAGCCGTTACGCCATACGCTCTGTATATGGTGTCGTCCCTGAAAATCAGTTTATACGCATCCAAAGTAAATTCTTTGGGGAATATACTGTATCCGTATTTGAGAATGGATGTTTCCGTCGAGAACGAGCTGGATATTACGGTGACAAACGGTAAGAGACAATAAAGTGAGAACAAAGTTAACAAGAGATAAAATAGGGCCTTCAATAAGCGGTCTCCGCTGCTTTCCTTGATCATGGTGATTCACCTGCCTTGGATAAGAAATTAGAATAACGCCGAATCGGGACTGAATTTGCGGGCCAGTTGGTTGGCTCCCACTACAAAAATAAATCCGACTACCGATTGGAACACGCCGACGGCTGCGGCCATGCTCATATCGCCCAAATCCATCAGTGCTCTGAATACATAGGTATCGATGACATCCGTTGTCGGGTAAAGCACCGGGTTTCTTCCGACTAACGCGTAAATCATTCCGAAATCACCGTAAAAAATCCCGCCCATGGCCAGCAAAAGCATAAGAATGATGGTCGGCTTAAGAAGCGGCAGTGTTATAAAACGGATTTTCGACCACCGTGTGGCACCGTCGATCGATGCCGATTCGTAAATGTCCGGGTTTATTCCCGAAATGGTAGCGAGATAGATAATGGAACCAAAACCTGCGGCCTGCCAAATTCTGATCATAACAAGAATGACCGGCCAATAACCGGGCTCTGAGTAGAATGAGATCGGAGCTGCGCCGAAGAGAGCAAGAACTTTGTTCAGCATACCATTGTCCGTAGCCAGCAGTGATGTCGAGAACATGGCTATTACCGTCCACGATAGGAAGTTCGGGAGCGTAACAAGCGACTGACTGATTCTTTTAAACCATTTGCCGCCAAGCTCCGACAGCATTATTGCGATAGTGATGGAAGCCAGCGTACCGAAAAAAATGAATAAAATATTCAAAAAAAGCGTGTTCGCGATAATTTTGATTGTATCGCTTGATTTTACGAAAAATTGGAAATTGTCGAGCCCGACAAATTCGCTGCCGGTTATCCCCTTGACAGGGTTAAAATCCTGGAATGCAATGATAATGCCGCCCATCGGCAGATAAGAAAAAATAAAAATAAGTACAATAGCGGGAACCATGAGTAAGTAAAGAGCTGAATTCTTGCGAAATTCTTTGATAAAAGAGGCCTCTTTCCGCTTTGGACGATCTCTGACTTCGCCGTTTCGGACTGCTGCAGCTTCTTTCACATAATGACCTCCTTTTAATACGTTCATCTATTTTATAGACTTGTGCATCTTGTCTTTTCGACTTCTTAACTTTAACACGCGGTTGTAAACAGCTGAATGAGGCATTTTTAAGCTTAAATCGCAGTTTTTTAAGAGAAAAAAAAAGAGCCGCTTATTGCGCGACCCGAATTCATACCGATAAACACTTAAATTTCCCGTCAAAAACATTAAATTGAATCCTTCGTAATTCGCTCGATAATATAATCTTCTTTCATCAGTTTTACCGTGAATAATTCGTCGAAGCCTTCTTCGTATTTAGGTATTTCCATTTTTCCATACGTAATTTGTACCGCCTTATCCGGGATGCGTTCTTTACCCAGCCTGGAATCATTTCTTTGCAGCGCGTCTTCCAGCGGGGTCTCGAAATAATAGCCGGTAATTAGAAAACCCGCTTTTTTTGATAACGCAATATATCCTCTTCTCGCATCGGCCGCCGGGTTCGTGTTGTCAATCACAAATGGTTGTTTGGCATCAAATGCCGCCTGCAGAAAAATCTGCTCCCGCCTTCTGGTCTTCAGCATATCCAGATTAATACGCATATGAGTACGGAAAAAACGGCGCTTGTAAAAGGTGGATTTCCCGGCTCCCTGAACGCCGATGAAAATAATCGCCTCAGACATCCTTCACTCCGTCCTCCTCCTCATTTCTTCT
This is a stretch of genomic DNA from Paenibacillus sp. sptzw28. It encodes these proteins:
- a CDS encoding carbohydrate ABC transporter permease, encoding MIKESSGDRLLKALFYLLLTLFSLYCLLPFVTVISSSFSTETSILKYGYSIFPKEFTLDAYKLIFRDDTIYRAYGVTAFVTVVGTALAMIVTCAIAYPLSVKTLKYKNGVNFYVYFTMLFHGGLVANYLLISKYLGMKDSIWVLIIPALVSPWNMFLMRNFFKSIDDSIAESAKIDGANDLYILFRIILPISLPAIATVGLFYALAFWNKWFEAMLYISDEKLFPLQYLIMRIMNNAEFANELSSKINLPNYVVPTYTTRLATTVVTIGPIIFLYPFLQKYFVKGLMVGAVKG
- a CDS encoding ABC transporter permease: MVPAIVLIFIFSYLPMGGIIIAFQDFNPVKGITGSEFVGLDNFQFFVKSSDTIKIIANTLFLNILFIFFGTLASITIAIMLSELGGKWFKRISQSLVTLPNFLSWTVIAMFSTSLLATDNGMLNKVLALFGAAPISFYSEPGYWPVILVMIRIWQAAGFGSIIYLATISGINPDIYESASIDGATRWSKIRFITLPLLKPTIILMLLLAMGGIFYGDFGMIYALVGRNPVLYPTTDVIDTYVFRALMDLGDMSMAAAVGVFQSVVGFIFVVGANQLARKFSPDSALF
- a CDS encoding ATP-binding protein gives rise to the protein MSEAIIFIGVQGAGKSTFYKRRFFRTHMRINLDMLKTRRREQIFLQAAFDAKQPFVIDNTNPAADARRGYIALSKKAGFLITGYYFETPLEDALQRNDSRLGKERIPDKAVQITYGKMEIPKYEEGFDELFTVKLMKEDYIIERITKDSI